The following nucleotide sequence is from Methanococcus voltae.
ATAGCTTTTTTAACGTTTCCATATTCTTCCATAATAACACCATATTTTTTAATTTTCATTATTTGTGATGTGATAATATTTTTGTTTTATTATATCTAACTTGTTATTTTATTCGTATCAAAGATTTTAGACTTCTAACTCAACAATCACAATATCATTATTTTTTAAATTTAAGTATTTTCTAAGATTTAAGGGGGATATTATTTCTAAAATGGATTTTGAATGAACTGTTTTTTTTGGAGCAACGATAGAACCCTTAATAGAAACACCGAAGCGGTTTTTTATCGTAATGGGTACAAATTTTACTCCATAAAATTTTTCATTTTGGTATTCAAAATCGTCTATAATTTTATAATTTTCAACATTGGTCCAAAAATCACGACCTGTTTTTATATTTAAAGTTCCGAGGTACGGGATATATCCTAAATTTTTTTCAAAAGCGAGTTTGTATGGTTCTAAACCTACAAAATATTTTCCCTTTCCTTTTCCACTAATAACTTTCCCATAAAATTTCATTTTTTCGCCATTCAATAATATTATTTCCAGAATTCTATTTTACTGTATAGGAATATTATATATACTTTTATTATATTTTATTATACATAATAATACATTAATAATATACATATCGATTTAAAATTTATTGAATTATGGCAATATTGGATAGGAATATCAAATAAATTAATCTAAAATAAAATTAAAAAATAAGATTAACAATTTAGTATATTAATCTAGCATATTAATTATCAACTTAGTGGTGGTGTATTTATGATTGGAATTATTGGCGGTACTGGCGTAGCTGGTCTTTTGAAGGATGGCGAAGAAAAAATAGTTGAAAATAAGTATGGGGAAGCTAAAGTATTGATTGATGAAAACAAAGGTGTTGTATTACTTAGTAGGCACGGTTTAAACCACAGTACTCCACCTCATAAAATTAACTACCTTGCAAACATGTATACTTTAAAACAATTGGATGTTGAAAGAATACTATCATTAAATGCAGTAGGTTCCTTAAAAGTTGAAATAGAACCTTCATCATTCGTAGTTGCAAATGATTTTATTGAATTCACAAAGTTGAGGAAAAGCACATTTTATGATGGTGAAGATGGAAAAGTAGCTCATGTAAATATGCTAGATCCATTTTGCAGTGATTTAAGAAGAATTTTAAAAGGAATACTCGATAAAAGACAGTATTCATATAATGAAGGTACGTATGTATGTACTGAAGGTCCAAGATTTGAAACAATCGCTGAAATAAATATGTACAAACATTGGGGTCACGTTGTTGGAATGACTGCATACCCAGAAGTTTCTTTGGCAAAAGAATTGGAAATGTGCTATTGTTCACTTTGCAACATTTCAAACTATTGCTCAGGTATTAAAGATAGCGATTTAACTGTTGATGAAGTATTAGACACCGTAAAATCAATGGAAGCTAAAATAGTTAATGTTGTAGATGACTTTATAAATTACAAGTTTGAGGAACGAACTTGCCCTTGTAAAGATGTAATGAAAAGTGCATTTATTTAAATCGTAACTCTCAATTTGTTAAGTTTTCAAGTTATTAATTTTAATAAATTAATAGATTTGAGAGGAGTTAAACTATAAATATATAATATTTATAAAAAATATAATAATTAAGGAATATATCTTGTTTAAGGTATACGTTAAATATATTTTAAAAAATAATAAGGTCTTTATTAACACGACATGTGATTTTGCTGGGGTATTATGAAAATTATTCGAAAAGGGGTAGAAATAACGCTAAATGAAGCTAAAAAGCATCTTAAAAATGGCGAGATTGCATTATGTCCTACCGATACAATATATGGTATTTGTGGGTATGCTCTCGACAAAAATGTAATAGATAGAATCTATAAAATAAAACAAAGAGATGAATCAAAGCCTCTTTCTATAAGTTTGCAAAAAAAATCCGATATTGTAAAATACGCGTATATTTCAGATATTTCTAAAACCATAATCGAAAAATTTTTGCCTGGACCTATTACTTTAATACTACCTAAAAAGGAGTCAATACCCGATTATATCTGTAAAGATTATGTGGGTATCCGCATACCTGATTCAAAAGTAATTTTAGAATTATCCGAGATACCAATAACTTCTACAAGTGCTAATGTCAGTGGTAGACCTTCTTCTTATTCTATGTCCGATATAGACAAAGAAATAATGGATAAAGTTGATATTATTATTGATGATGGCGATTGTGAATACAAAAAGCCTTCTACGATTATAAAAATAACAAATAACAGTTTAGAATTAATAAGGGAAGGTTCCATATCCTTTAAAACAATTTTAAAAGAATTAGATTTAAAAAAACACAATTATAAAAAAATAAAATAAAATAATATATTATAATAATAACATACCACAATGGCAATATGCTAATTTATACGAAATCATGT
It contains:
- the ribK gene encoding CTP-dependent riboflavin kinase, translated to MKFYGKVISGKGKGKYFVGLEPYKLAFEKNLGYIPYLGTLNIKTGRDFWTNVENYKIIDDFEYQNEKFYGVKFVPITIKNRFGVSIKGSIVAPKKTVHSKSILEIISPLNLRKYLNLKNNDIVIVELEV
- a CDS encoding MTAP family purine nucleoside phosphorylase; its protein translation is MIGIIGGTGVAGLLKDGEEKIVENKYGEAKVLIDENKGVVLLSRHGLNHSTPPHKINYLANMYTLKQLDVERILSLNAVGSLKVEIEPSSFVVANDFIEFTKLRKSTFYDGEDGKVAHVNMLDPFCSDLRRILKGILDKRQYSYNEGTYVCTEGPRFETIAEINMYKHWGHVVGMTAYPEVSLAKELEMCYCSLCNISNYCSGIKDSDLTVDEVLDTVKSMEAKIVNVVDDFINYKFEERTCPCKDVMKSAFI
- a CDS encoding L-threonylcarbamoyladenylate synthase, giving the protein MKIIRKGVEITLNEAKKHLKNGEIALCPTDTIYGICGYALDKNVIDRIYKIKQRDESKPLSISLQKKSDIVKYAYISDISKTIIEKFLPGPITLILPKKESIPDYICKDYVGIRIPDSKVILELSEIPITSTSANVSGRPSSYSMSDIDKEIMDKVDIIIDDGDCEYKKPSTIIKITNNSLELIREGSISFKTILKELDLKKHNYKKIK